The following proteins are encoded in a genomic region of Streptomyces collinus Tu 365:
- a CDS encoding helix-turn-helix domain-containing protein, which yields MTAMARAENKVEAGGTAHLVAALAKALREQQSLTQDELGRRIGYTGSAISAMETCAQPASDKMLVALEEQIGGGLGVFEKARKFMLLDKYPPQFKNFALMEAEAVTLCSYQTFVVDGLFQTPAYARALIGGGFPRLPETKVEELVEARIARRALFDRDPPAMVELILDESALRRPFGSWEILREQLRSLAEDAERDNVSVQVMPMERALRGGHAGAHGSMVLVVTKDHHQVVYLEVEDQSVLVSDPPTVAPLAHRYAKIRTQALSPDDSLSLIRTLAGEERT from the coding sequence GTGACCGCGATGGCGCGGGCGGAGAACAAGGTGGAGGCGGGCGGTACGGCGCATCTCGTCGCCGCCCTGGCGAAGGCGCTGCGCGAGCAGCAGAGCCTGACGCAGGACGAGTTGGGCAGGCGGATCGGCTACACGGGCTCCGCGATCAGCGCGATGGAGACGTGCGCGCAGCCGGCCAGCGACAAGATGCTGGTGGCTCTTGAGGAGCAGATCGGGGGCGGGCTCGGGGTCTTCGAGAAGGCGCGGAAGTTCATGCTGCTGGACAAGTACCCGCCGCAGTTCAAGAACTTCGCCTTGATGGAGGCGGAGGCGGTGACGCTCTGCTCGTACCAGACGTTCGTGGTCGACGGCCTCTTTCAGACCCCGGCCTACGCCCGGGCGCTGATCGGAGGCGGGTTCCCTCGGCTTCCCGAGACGAAGGTGGAGGAGCTGGTCGAGGCCCGTATCGCTCGCAGGGCACTGTTCGACAGGGACCCGCCTGCCATGGTCGAGCTGATTCTCGACGAGTCGGCACTCAGGCGGCCGTTCGGGAGCTGGGAGATCCTGCGCGAGCAATTGCGCTCGCTTGCCGAGGATGCCGAGAGGGACAATGTCAGCGTTCAAGTGATGCCGATGGAAAGGGCGTTGAGAGGCGGCCATGCAGGGGCTCACGGCAGCATGGTGCTGGTCGTGACGAAGGACCACCACCAGGTGGTCTACCTCGAAGTGGAGGACCAGAGCGTCCTGGTCAGCGATCCGCCGACGGTGGCCCCCCTCGCACACCGTTATGCAAAGATCCGCACACAGGCTCTGAGCCCGGACGACTCGTTGAGCCTCATCCGAACGCTGGCGGGAGAAGAGCGAACATGA
- a CDS encoding GntR family transcriptional regulator, protein MPGNGGAVTRSTLRQQIADALRDEVLAGRLTPGRAFTVKEIADQYGVSATPVREALVDLSAQGILEADQHRGFRVPEYSLDDYRNMIEARSLVTDGIFQCLTAGHPAFTDTENPRTVAALAAVRRRGEEAQRASASGDLTVLIGYDLRFWRELSGLFGNPYLADFLHRLRVQSWVCAVQHLRRLPDVRGRLWAGHTELVDALARREADTARAIVAAANEHALALVERLAAQ, encoded by the coding sequence ATGCCCGGCAACGGCGGCGCCGTGACGCGCAGCACCCTGCGCCAGCAGATCGCGGACGCGCTGCGTGACGAGGTGCTGGCGGGCCGCCTCACGCCCGGCCGGGCGTTCACCGTCAAGGAGATCGCCGACCAGTACGGCGTCTCCGCGACCCCGGTCCGCGAGGCGCTGGTCGACCTCTCCGCGCAGGGCATCCTGGAGGCCGACCAGCACCGCGGTTTCCGGGTCCCCGAGTACTCGCTCGACGACTACCGGAACATGATCGAGGCCCGCTCCCTGGTCACCGACGGCATCTTCCAGTGCCTGACCGCCGGGCACCCGGCCTTCACCGACACCGAGAACCCGCGGACGGTGGCCGCCCTGGCGGCGGTGCGCCGGCGCGGCGAGGAGGCGCAGCGCGCCTCCGCGTCCGGCGACCTGACCGTGCTGATCGGCTACGACCTGCGGTTCTGGCGCGAGCTGAGCGGCCTGTTCGGCAACCCCTACCTGGCCGACTTCCTGCACCGGCTGCGCGTGCAGTCCTGGGTGTGCGCGGTGCAGCACCTGCGCCGGCTGCCCGACGTGCGCGGCCGGCTGTGGGCCGGGCACACCGAACTGGTCGACGCCCTGGCCCGCCGCGAGGCCGACACCGCCCGCGCGATCGTCGCCGCCGCCAACGAGCACGCCCTGGCCCTGGTCGAACGGCTGGCCGCCCAGTGA
- a CDS encoding DUF397 domain-containing protein — translation MTGTLRWHKASYSDAGGGQCLEVAPTPTTIHIRDSKNPEGPRLTVSPGAWAGFLRTPAFPPASASSW, via the coding sequence ATGACCGGCACCCTGCGATGGCACAAGGCGAGTTACAGCGACGCCGGGGGCGGACAGTGCCTCGAAGTCGCCCCCACCCCCACCACCATCCACATCCGGGACTCCAAGAACCCCGAAGGCCCCCGACTCACCGTGTCGCCGGGGGCCTGGGCCGGCTTCCTCAGAACACCGGCGTTCCCGCCTGCGTCAGCTTCCAGTTGGTGA
- a CDS encoding bifunctional metallophosphatase/5'-nucleotidase has translation MPVSPMNRREFVKKSAVTSAAVAAAGTVSAAPAEAAGRQPEKAPRTWSFSILGTTDLHSHVFDWDYYKDAAYSDKAGNSVGVARVATLVRQQREAKGEDRVLLVDAGDIIQGTSLAYYFARVDPITGTGGKRGPRHPMAVAMNHMRYDAAALGNHEFNYGIDVLRRFESQCHFPLLGANALDAKTLRPAFQPYTVKRVRVPGAPDIKVGILGLTNPGIALWDKDNVGGRMVFPGLVEQARKYVPRLRALGCDVVFLTDHSGLDGSSSYGDALPYVENASNLVAEQVPGIDAILVGHTHVEVPSYTVKNAETGEEVLLSEPYCWGYRLSVFDFELELHHGQWKVTDKKAQTLNPNGVDEDPEIRELLEADHELVVKYVNTAVGTCTADLSAADSCWRDVPIMDFIHKVQADTVKAGLSAADAALPLISVAAPFSRTADIPRGSVTIKDIAGLYIYDNTLYGKKLTGAQLRDYLEYAAKYYHQVPAGTAVDTATLTNANSFWDYMYDTASGVSYDIDIAQPEGSRIRNLTYEGAPVADDQVFVVAVNNYRANGGSGYPHIASAQVAYSSTNEIRQLMIDYVTTKKTLDPADFAVTNWKLTQAGTPVF, from the coding sequence ATGCCCGTCAGTCCCATGAACCGCCGGGAGTTCGTGAAGAAGTCGGCCGTCACCTCGGCGGCCGTGGCCGCCGCCGGCACCGTCTCGGCGGCGCCCGCCGAGGCGGCCGGCCGGCAGCCCGAGAAGGCGCCCCGCACCTGGTCGTTCTCCATCCTCGGCACCACCGACCTGCACAGTCACGTCTTCGACTGGGACTACTACAAGGACGCCGCCTACAGCGACAAGGCCGGCAACTCCGTGGGCGTGGCCCGGGTGGCGACCCTCGTCCGGCAGCAGCGCGAGGCCAAGGGAGAGGACCGGGTGCTGCTGGTCGACGCAGGCGACATCATCCAGGGCACCTCCCTGGCCTACTACTTCGCCCGCGTCGACCCCATCACCGGCACCGGCGGAAAGCGCGGCCCCCGGCACCCGATGGCCGTCGCCATGAACCACATGCGCTACGACGCCGCCGCGCTCGGCAACCACGAGTTCAACTACGGCATCGACGTCCTGCGCCGGTTCGAGAGCCAGTGCCACTTCCCGCTGCTCGGCGCCAACGCCCTCGACGCCAAGACCCTGCGCCCCGCCTTCCAGCCGTACACGGTGAAGCGCGTCCGGGTCCCCGGGGCGCCCGACATCAAGGTGGGCATCCTCGGCCTCACCAACCCGGGCATCGCCCTGTGGGACAAGGACAACGTCGGCGGCCGGATGGTCTTCCCGGGCCTGGTCGAGCAGGCGAGGAAGTACGTGCCGAGGCTGCGGGCGCTCGGCTGCGACGTCGTCTTCCTGACCGACCACTCCGGCCTGGACGGCTCCTCGTCCTACGGCGACGCGCTCCCGTACGTCGAGAACGCCTCGAACCTGGTGGCCGAGCAGGTGCCGGGCATCGACGCGATCCTGGTCGGCCACACCCACGTGGAAGTCCCGTCCTACACCGTCAAGAACGCGGAGACGGGCGAGGAGGTCCTGCTCTCCGAGCCGTACTGCTGGGGCTACCGGCTGAGCGTCTTCGACTTCGAGCTCGAACTGCACCACGGCCAGTGGAAGGTGACGGACAAGAAGGCCCAGACCCTCAACCCCAACGGCGTGGACGAGGACCCGGAGATCAGAGAGCTCCTGGAGGCCGACCACGAGCTGGTGGTGAAGTACGTGAACACGGCCGTCGGCACCTGCACCGCCGACCTCTCGGCGGCGGACTCCTGCTGGCGGGACGTGCCGATCATGGACTTCATCCACAAGGTGCAGGCCGACACGGTGAAGGCGGGCCTGTCCGCGGCCGACGCGGCCCTCCCGCTGATCTCGGTGGCGGCGCCCTTCAGCCGCACCGCGGACATCCCCCGGGGCAGCGTCACCATCAAGGACATCGCCGGCCTCTACATCTACGACAACACCCTCTACGGCAAGAAGCTCACCGGCGCCCAGCTCAGGGACTACCTGGAGTACGCGGCGAAGTACTACCACCAGGTCCCGGCGGGCACCGCGGTCGACACCGCCACCCTCACCAACGCCAACAGCTTCTGGGACTACATGTACGACACGGCGTCGGGCGTCTCGTACGACATCGACATCGCGCAGCCCGAGGGCTCGCGGATCAGGAACCTGACCTACGAGGGTGCCCCGGTCGCCGACGACCAGGTCTTCGTGGTGGCGGTCAACAACTACCGCGCGAACGGGGGTTCGGGGTACCCGCACATCGCCTCGGCGCAGGTCGCCTACAGCTCCACGAACGAGATCCGCCAGCTCATGATCGACTACGTGACCACGAAGAAGACGCTCGACCCGGCGGACTTCGCGGTCACCAACTGGAAGCTGACGCAGGCGGGAACGCCGGTGTTCTGA
- a CDS encoding aspartate aminotransferase family protein: MTPQPNPSAGAAVKAADRAHVFHSWSAQDLIDPLAVAGAEGSYFWDYDGKRYLDFTSGLVYTNIGYQHPKVVAAIQEQAATMTTFAPAFAIEARSEAARLIAERTPGDLDKIFFTNGGADAVEHAVRMARLHTGRPKVLSAYRSYHGGTQQAVNLTGDPRRWASDSGSAGVVHFWAPFLYRSRFYAETEEQETARALEHLETTIAFEGPGTVAAIILETIPGTAGIMVPPPGYLAGVRELCDKYGIVFVLDEVMAGFGRTGEWFAADLFGVVPDLMTFAKGVNSGYVPLGGVAISARIAETFGKRPYPGGLTYSGHPLACAAAVATITAMAEEGVVENAARLGSSVLGPALAALAERHPSVGEVRGTGMFWALELVRNRETREPLVPYNAAGEANTPMAAFAAAAKQHGLWPFVNMNRTHVVPPCNVTEAELKEGLAALDAALSVADTYTV, encoded by the coding sequence ATGACCCCTCAGCCCAACCCCTCCGCCGGCGCCGCAGTGAAGGCCGCGGACCGCGCGCACGTCTTCCACTCCTGGTCCGCCCAGGACCTCATCGACCCGCTCGCCGTCGCAGGCGCCGAGGGGTCGTACTTCTGGGACTACGACGGCAAGCGGTACCTGGACTTCACCAGCGGGCTCGTCTACACGAACATCGGCTACCAGCACCCCAAGGTCGTCGCGGCCATCCAGGAGCAGGCCGCGACGATGACGACCTTCGCGCCCGCCTTCGCGATCGAGGCCCGCTCGGAGGCGGCCCGGCTGATCGCCGAGCGGACCCCCGGCGACCTGGACAAGATCTTCTTCACCAACGGCGGCGCCGACGCCGTCGAGCACGCGGTGCGCATGGCCCGGCTGCACACGGGCCGCCCCAAGGTGCTCTCCGCCTATCGCTCGTACCACGGCGGCACCCAGCAGGCCGTGAACCTCACCGGCGACCCGCGCCGCTGGGCCTCCGACAGCGGCAGCGCCGGCGTCGTCCACTTCTGGGCGCCCTTCCTCTACCGCTCCCGCTTCTACGCGGAGACCGAGGAGCAGGAGACCGCGCGGGCGCTGGAGCACCTGGAGACGACGATCGCCTTCGAGGGGCCGGGCACGGTCGCCGCGATCATCCTGGAGACCATCCCCGGCACCGCCGGGATCATGGTGCCGCCGCCCGGCTACCTGGCCGGCGTGCGCGAGCTCTGCGACAAGTACGGGATCGTCTTCGTCCTGGACGAGGTCATGGCCGGGTTCGGCCGGACCGGCGAGTGGTTCGCCGCCGACCTGTTCGGGGTCGTCCCGGACCTGATGACCTTCGCCAAGGGCGTGAACTCCGGATACGTGCCGCTCGGCGGTGTCGCCATCTCCGCGCGGATAGCGGAGACCTTCGGCAAGCGGCCCTACCCCGGCGGCCTCACCTACTCCGGGCACCCGCTGGCCTGCGCCGCCGCCGTCGCCACGATCACCGCGATGGCGGAGGAGGGCGTCGTCGAGAACGCCGCGCGGCTCGGCTCGTCGGTCCTCGGCCCGGCCCTCGCCGCCCTGGCCGAGCGCCACCCGAGCGTGGGCGAGGTGCGCGGCACCGGCATGTTCTGGGCGCTGGAGCTGGTGCGGAACCGGGAGACCCGGGAGCCGCTGGTGCCGTACAACGCGGCCGGCGAGGCGAACACCCCCATGGCCGCCTTCGCGGCCGCCGCCAAGCAGCACGGCCTGTGGCCCTTCGTGAACATGAACCGCACCCACGTGGTCCCGCCGTGCAACGTCACGGAGGCCGAACTGAAGGAGGGACTCGCGGCCCTGGACGCGGCGTTGAGCGTGGCCGACACGTACACCGTGTAG
- a CDS encoding YbaB/EbfC family nucleoid-associated protein has protein sequence MIPGGGQPNMQQLLQQAQKMQQDLQRAQEELANTEVDGQSGGGLVRATVTGSGELRGLKIDPKAVDPEDTETLADLIVAAVQAANENAQTLQQQKLGPLAQGLGGGSGIPGLPF, from the coding sequence GTGATCCCCGGTGGTGGCCAGCCCAACATGCAGCAGTTGCTCCAGCAGGCCCAGAAGATGCAGCAGGACCTGCAGCGGGCGCAGGAGGAACTTGCGAACACGGAGGTCGACGGCCAGTCGGGCGGCGGCCTGGTCCGGGCCACCGTGACCGGCTCCGGCGAGCTGCGCGGCCTGAAGATCGACCCGAAGGCGGTGGACCCGGAGGACACCGAGACCCTCGCCGACCTGATCGTGGCGGCCGTGCAGGCGGCCAACGAGAACGCGCAGACCCTCCAGCAGCAGAAGCTCGGCCCGCTGGCCCAGGGCCTGGGCGGCGGCAGCGGCATCCCCGGCCTGCCGTTCTGA
- a CDS encoding glycosyltransferase, which translates to MRIPRQRAADGAAGQVGLSVVIPAYNEERRLGPTLEAITRYLDAYEDTWEVIVADDGSTDGTREVGALDHPRIRLVTSPGNRGKGHALRLGVAASSGHRVLVTDADLSAPIEELERLDEALGGGSAAAIASRSVPGAEIAERQHRVRELLGRAGNFLIRRTAVPGIRDTQCGFKLFEGDRARAAFGAARLDGWGIDVEVLHHFHRAGWPVAEVPVRWSHRPGSKVGPLDYLRVLADLVRIRTRALRPADVFAAVLFLVMSVALYSGRFFDPSHRYLTDSMQDQNQWEWFFAVTADNVAHLRNPLFTDLQGFPDGVNLMANTVMLGLSVPFTPVTLLFGPAVALSVCMTLGLAATAGAWYWLIVKRMVRRRTAAFVGASLAAFAPPMVSHANAHPNFVILFMVPLLVDRALRLAGGARVVRDGIVLGLMAAYQIFLGEEPLLLASMGMLLFAAAYGAMRRDVARAALRPLLTGLLIAGAVCLPLVAYALYWQFAGPQSYAGIAHGDNAGNSPLSLLAFAERSLIAGDAQTAGRLALNPTEQNAFYGWPLVAVAFAVAVRLWDRAVVRALAFTAVAAAVLSLGPRIRIPLTGSVLPGPWAPLAHLPLFESVIEGRVAMICAPALGMLLALALDRAAVSTTPSSRHLALLGVAFALLPLVPAPLKSVDRVAVPAFVTDGEWKSYVRDGESLVPVPLPDPGAAEALHWQTAAHLGFRLPGGYFNGPYGEDRVGIYGAAPRYTAGMLRDVRYTGLVPVIGKNWRAQARRDFAYWKAGALVLAPQQNDGALRTVLKELTGHDGKWTGGVWVWDLHRGS; encoded by the coding sequence GTGCGCATACCCCGCCAACGGGCCGCCGACGGTGCTGCCGGCCAGGTCGGGCTCTCCGTCGTCATCCCGGCCTACAACGAGGAGCGGCGCCTCGGCCCCACCCTGGAGGCCATCACCCGCTACCTCGACGCGTACGAGGACACCTGGGAGGTGATCGTCGCCGACGACGGCTCGACCGACGGCACCCGCGAGGTCGGCGCCCTCGACCACCCCCGGATACGCCTCGTCACCAGCCCCGGCAACCGCGGCAAGGGGCACGCGCTGCGGCTCGGGGTCGCCGCGTCCAGCGGCCACCGGGTCCTGGTCACCGACGCCGACCTCTCCGCGCCCATCGAGGAACTGGAGCGCCTGGACGAGGCGCTCGGCGGGGGCAGCGCGGCGGCGATCGCCTCCCGCTCGGTGCCCGGCGCCGAGATAGCCGAGCGGCAGCACCGGGTGCGTGAACTGCTGGGCCGCGCCGGGAACTTCCTGATCCGCCGCACGGCCGTGCCCGGGATACGGGACACGCAGTGCGGCTTCAAGCTGTTCGAGGGCGACCGGGCCCGCGCGGCCTTCGGCGCCGCCCGCCTGGACGGCTGGGGCATCGACGTGGAGGTGCTGCACCACTTCCACCGGGCCGGCTGGCCGGTCGCCGAGGTCCCGGTCCGCTGGAGCCACCGCCCCGGCTCCAAGGTCGGCCCCCTGGACTACCTCCGGGTCCTCGCCGACCTGGTCCGCATCCGGACCCGTGCCCTGCGCCCCGCCGACGTCTTCGCCGCCGTGCTGTTCCTGGTGATGTCGGTGGCCCTGTACTCCGGCCGGTTCTTCGACCCCTCCCACCGCTATCTGACCGACTCCATGCAGGACCAGAACCAGTGGGAGTGGTTCTTCGCGGTCACCGCCGACAACGTCGCCCACCTGCGCAACCCGCTCTTCACCGACCTCCAGGGCTTCCCGGACGGCGTGAACCTGATGGCCAACACGGTGATGCTGGGCCTGTCGGTGCCGTTCACGCCGGTCACGCTGCTGTTCGGGCCGGCCGTCGCGCTCAGTGTGTGCATGACGCTGGGCCTGGCCGCCACCGCGGGCGCCTGGTACTGGCTGATCGTGAAGCGGATGGTGCGCCGCCGCACGGCCGCGTTCGTCGGGGCGTCCCTCGCGGCCTTCGCGCCGCCCATGGTCAGCCACGCCAACGCGCACCCCAACTTCGTCATCCTGTTCATGGTCCCGCTGCTCGTCGACCGCGCGCTGCGCCTGGCAGGCGGCGCCCGGGTGGTCCGGGACGGGATCGTGCTCGGCCTGATGGCCGCCTACCAGATCTTCCTCGGCGAGGAGCCGCTGCTGCTCGCGTCGATGGGCATGCTCCTGTTCGCCGCCGCCTACGGCGCCATGCGCCGCGACGTGGCGCGGGCGGCCCTGCGGCCGCTGCTGACCGGCCTGCTGATCGCCGGGGCCGTCTGCCTGCCGCTGGTGGCGTACGCGCTGTACTGGCAGTTCGCCGGGCCGCAGAGCTACGCGGGCATCGCGCACGGCGACAACGCGGGCAACAGCCCGCTGTCCCTGCTCGCCTTCGCCGAACGCTCCCTGATCGCGGGTGACGCGCAGACCGCCGGCCGGCTGGCGCTGAACCCGACCGAGCAGAACGCCTTCTACGGCTGGCCGCTGGTCGCCGTCGCCTTCGCCGTCGCCGTGCGGCTGTGGGACCGCGCCGTGGTCAGGGCGCTGGCGTTCACCGCGGTGGCCGCGGCCGTCCTCTCCCTCGGCCCGAGGATCCGGATCCCGCTCACCGGCAGCGTCCTGCCCGGCCCCTGGGCCCCGCTCGCCCACCTGCCGCTGTTCGAGTCGGTCATCGAGGGCCGGGTGGCGATGATCTGCGCCCCGGCGCTGGGCATGCTCCTCGCGCTGGCCCTGGACCGTGCGGCGGTCTCCACGACCCCGTCCAGCCGGCACCTCGCCCTGCTGGGGGTGGCCTTCGCGCTGCTCCCGCTCGTCCCGGCCCCGCTGAAGTCCGTCGACCGGGTCGCGGTGCCCGCGTTCGTCACGGACGGGGAGTGGAAGTCGTACGTGCGGGACGGCGAGTCACTGGTCCCGGTGCCGCTGCCCGACCCGGGCGCCGCCGAGGCCCTGCACTGGCAGACGGCCGCCCACCTGGGCTTCAGGCTGCCCGGCGGCTACTTCAACGGCCCCTACGGCGAGGACCGCGTCGGGATCTACGGCGCCGCCCCGCGCTACACCGCGGGCATGCTCCGGGACGTGCGCTACACCGGGCTCGTCCCCGTCATCGGCAAGAACTGGCGGGCCCAGGCCCGGCGGGACTTCGCCTACTGGAAGGCGGGTGCCCTGGTCCTGGCCCCGCAGCAGAACGACGGCGCCCTGCGCACGGTCCTGAAAGAGCTCACCGGCCACGACGGCAAGTGGACCGGTGGGGTATGGGTATGGGACCTGCACAGGGGGAGCTGA
- a CDS encoding serine/threonine-protein kinase, with the protein MEKLGAGEPLGVPPGVGPRGRIGAYRLLARLGAGGMGQVYLARSDRGRTVAVKLVRQELAEQEEFRARFRQEVQAARRVGGYWTAPVLDADTEAVVPWVATGYVAGPSLQQVVGHDHGALPERSVRILAAGLANALKDIHAAGIVHRDLKPSNVLVTIDGPRVIDFGIARAMETPAGDGLTRTGSLVGSPGFMAPEQVRGDRITPACDVFCLGSVLAYAATGVLPFGGSDSGVHALMFRIAQEEPDLDGLPEGIADLVRDCLRKDPAARPSLDRILELTGAEDTVAGGRSRDPWLPGALVAQLGRHAVRLLDAEDPESTTAPSAQAGAGAPGDGPAPAGGPAALPAPRTPAAAPGPAPVSPPAWIHEHAPAPDDVAPQAAHPPTLAAGRTPPPGMPAAPPAHPAPSPYGHPQQHAQQHPQPAPGPYGYPQQPYPPYGGGLGSTPPYGPPPVGGYQEPERKNGRSTALLVVIALVVALGAGGSVFALMKHGGEDTAGGTVDAAPTGTPSAPRETPPTPTPTTSAPSSSASADGAVPDAFLGTWQTTIDNANGSNSRRLTIAQGKVGDTVLTLVADGPTDGGGSYHCVFEAELAAQPGADGPLEIGPSTVTSGEPRSSCSPGEASEVTLQSDGRLKRAKKGGGESLTYTRQ; encoded by the coding sequence ATGGAGAAGCTGGGAGCGGGGGAGCCGCTGGGGGTCCCCCCGGGCGTTGGGCCCAGGGGGAGGATCGGGGCGTACCGGCTGCTGGCGCGGCTCGGCGCGGGCGGCATGGGGCAGGTCTACCTGGCCCGCTCCGACCGCGGCCGTACGGTCGCCGTGAAGCTGGTCCGCCAGGAGCTGGCCGAGCAGGAGGAGTTCCGGGCGCGCTTCCGGCAGGAGGTGCAGGCCGCGCGGCGGGTCGGCGGCTACTGGACCGCGCCCGTGCTCGACGCGGACACCGAGGCGGTGGTGCCCTGGGTGGCCACCGGGTACGTCGCCGGGCCCAGCCTGCAGCAGGTCGTCGGGCACGACCACGGGGCGCTGCCCGAGCGGTCGGTGCGGATCCTGGCGGCGGGCCTCGCGAACGCGCTGAAGGACATCCACGCGGCCGGGATCGTGCACCGGGACCTGAAGCCGTCCAACGTGCTGGTGACCATCGACGGGCCCCGGGTGATCGACTTCGGGATCGCGCGGGCGATGGAGACGCCGGCCGGGGACGGGCTGACCCGGACCGGCTCCCTGGTCGGGTCGCCGGGGTTCATGGCGCCCGAGCAGGTGCGCGGGGACCGGATCACGCCCGCGTGCGACGTCTTCTGCCTCGGCTCCGTGCTCGCCTACGCGGCCACCGGCGTCCTCCCCTTCGGGGGCAGCGACAGCGGGGTGCACGCGCTGATGTTCCGGATCGCCCAGGAGGAGCCGGACCTCGACGGGCTGCCGGAGGGCATCGCGGACCTGGTCCGCGACTGCCTGCGCAAGGACCCCGCGGCCCGGCCCTCCCTGGACCGGATCCTGGAGCTGACCGGAGCCGAGGACACCGTCGCCGGCGGCCGCTCCCGCGACCCCTGGCTGCCGGGCGCGCTGGTGGCCCAGCTCGGCCGGCACGCGGTGCGGCTGCTGGACGCGGAGGACCCGGAGAGCACCACGGCGCCGTCCGCCCAGGCCGGCGCGGGTGCCCCGGGCGACGGCCCGGCACCGGCCGGGGGGCCGGCCGCCCTCCCGGCGCCCCGGACCCCGGCGGCCGCGCCCGGCCCCGCCCCGGTGAGCCCGCCGGCCTGGATCCACGAGCACGCCCCCGCCCCCGACGACGTGGCGCCGCAGGCGGCCCACCCGCCCACCCTCGCCGCCGGCCGGACACCTCCCCCCGGCATGCCCGCCGCCCCGCCCGCCCACCCGGCCCCGAGCCCGTACGGCCACCCGCAGCAGCACGCCCAGCAGCACCCGCAGCCCGCCCCCGGCCCCTACGGCTACCCCCAGCAGCCGTACCCGCCCTACGGCGGCGGCCTCGGCTCCACCCCGCCCTACGGGCCGCCTCCCGTCGGCGGCTACCAGGAGCCGGAACGCAAGAACGGCCGCTCCACCGCGCTCCTCGTCGTGATCGCGCTGGTCGTGGCGCTGGGCGCGGGCGGCTCCGTGTTCGCGCTGATGAAGCACGGCGGCGAGGACACGGCCGGCGGCACGGTCGACGCCGCCCCGACCGGCACCCCGAGCGCACCGCGCGAGACGCCCCCGACGCCCACGCCGACGACCTCGGCGCCGTCCTCCTCCGCGTCCGCCGACGGGGCCGTCCCGGACGCCTTCCTCGGCACCTGGCAGACCACGATCGACAACGCCAACGGCTCCAACAGCCGTCGGCTCACCATCGCGCAGGGCAAGGTCGGCGACACCGTGCTCACCCTCGTCGCCGACGGCCCCACCGACGGCGGCGGCAGCTACCACTGCGTCTTCGAGGCCGAACTGGCCGCACAGCCCGGGGCGGACGGCCCGCTGGAGATCGGCCCGTCCACCGTGACCTCGGGCGAGCCGCGCTCGTCCTGCTCCCCGGGCGAGGCCAGCGAGGTCACCCTCCAGTCCGACGGCCGCCTGAAGCGGGCGAAGAAGGGCGGCGGGGAGAGCCTGACGTACACCAGGCAGTGA
- a CDS encoding SLATT domain-containing protein: protein MGQPEMQPEGPPQDGWGGGAAGLRPGDLTGRVLPLGDWGEPAERLDELYRWVELGALRTAAWYLADRVWKRRGARALRAGAAAGAVCGTALPLLDLTGVVGGVAPWGYLALMLAVACVGVDRFFGVTSGWMRDVATAQAVQRRLQVLQFDWASESVREVLGPAEGTAGEAAERCLAVLRRFSEDVTELVRTETADWMVEFRTGPAPLGIQAAVAAGARAETGAPAGRFPLPPVNGTRPNMPRQRPPEPR from the coding sequence GTGGGTCAGCCGGAGATGCAGCCCGAGGGTCCGCCACAGGACGGCTGGGGCGGGGGCGCGGCCGGGCTGCGGCCGGGCGACCTGACCGGGCGGGTGCTCCCGCTCGGGGACTGGGGGGAGCCCGCCGAACGGCTCGACGAGCTGTACCGGTGGGTGGAGCTCGGGGCGCTGCGGACGGCGGCCTGGTACCTCGCGGACCGGGTGTGGAAGCGGCGCGGGGCGCGGGCGCTGCGCGCCGGTGCGGCCGCGGGCGCGGTCTGCGGGACGGCGCTGCCGCTGCTGGACCTGACCGGCGTGGTCGGCGGGGTGGCGCCGTGGGGCTATCTGGCGCTGATGCTGGCGGTGGCCTGCGTCGGCGTCGACCGGTTCTTCGGGGTCACCTCGGGGTGGATGAGGGACGTGGCCACCGCACAGGCCGTGCAGCGGCGGCTCCAGGTGCTCCAGTTCGACTGGGCGTCGGAGAGCGTGCGGGAGGTGCTGGGCCCGGCGGAGGGCACGGCCGGCGAGGCGGCCGAGCGGTGCCTCGCGGTGCTGCGCCGGTTCTCGGAGGACGTGACGGAGCTGGTGCGCACGGAGACGGCCGACTGGATGGTGGAGTTCCGCACGGGCCCGGCGCCGCTGGGCATCCAGGCGGCGGTGGCCGCCGGGGCGCGGGCGGAGACCGGTGCGCCGGCAGGCCGGTTCCCGCTGCCGCCCGTGAACGGCACCCGTCCGAACATGCCCCGCCAGCGCCCGCCGGAGCCCCGCTAG